In the Plodia interpunctella isolate USDA-ARS_2022_Savannah chromosome 6, ilPloInte3.2, whole genome shotgun sequence genome, one interval contains:
- the LOC128670851 gene encoding endocuticle structural glycoprotein SgAbd-5-like, whose product MNKLLIFACLASLVSCSLAAGLLQKAAQLLRFDNDNDGTGNYRFFFEQDDETRHEQKGTLRNAGTDNAFVASEGFYTWRAPNGILYLVKYIADENGFQPTVEEGPGALPPAATASLLG is encoded by the exons ATGAATAAACTG CTTATTTTCGCATGCCTCGCATCGCTAGTGTCCTGCTCACTGGCAGCCGGTCTTCTACAAAAAGCAGCTCAATTGCTCAGATTTGACAATGACAATGATGGCACAGGAAACTACAGATTCtt ttttgAACAAGACGACGAAACGAGACACGAACAGAAAGGCACTTTGAGGAACGCGGGAACTGACAACGCATTCGTCGCATCTGAAGGATTTTACACGTGGCGAGCTCCTAATGGAATACTGTACTTGGTGAAGTACATCGCTGATGAGAACGGCTTTCAACCTACAGTGGAAGAAGGGCCAGGCGCCTTGCCTCCTGCTGCCACTGCCAGTTTGTTAGGCtga
- the LOC128670849 gene encoding endocuticle structural glycoprotein SgAbd-5-like isoform X2: MKTALLCLCLVLVLSSTQGGPLARLLENYFSNDGSGNYEFWFKQSDNIYRWQKGELRYLADQPFIHVTGGFAYMNDDDQILRVTNFVADENGYQPEESEGPGGIPGRLGAGAVG, encoded by the exons ATGAAGACGGCG ttgttGTGTCTCTGTTTGGTACTGGTGCTATCTTCAACTCAAGGAGGTCCTCTAGCTCGACtcttggaaaattatttttccaatgATGGTTCAGGAAATTACGAGTTTTG GTTCAAACAATCGGACAACATCTACAGATGGCAGAAAGGAGAATTGAGATATCTTGCTGATCAACCATTCATACACGTGACGGGTGGTTTCGCGTATATGAACGACGATGACCAAATATTGCGGGTTACCAACTTTGTGGCTGACGAAAATGGTTACCAACCGGAGGAAAGTGAAGGCCCAGGAGGTATTCCTGGACGACTTGGTGCCGGAGCTGTGGGCTAA
- the LOC128670849 gene encoding endocuticle structural glycoprotein SgAbd-5-like isoform X1 translates to MTVCLTISKLLCLCLVLVLSSTQGGPLARLLENYFSNDGSGNYEFWFKQSDNIYRWQKGELRYLADQPFIHVTGGFAYMNDDDQILRVTNFVADENGYQPEESEGPGGIPGRLGAGAVG, encoded by the exons ATGACAGTTTGCCTAACAATTTCAAAG ttgttGTGTCTCTGTTTGGTACTGGTGCTATCTTCAACTCAAGGAGGTCCTCTAGCTCGACtcttggaaaattatttttccaatgATGGTTCAGGAAATTACGAGTTTTG GTTCAAACAATCGGACAACATCTACAGATGGCAGAAAGGAGAATTGAGATATCTTGCTGATCAACCATTCATACACGTGACGGGTGGTTTCGCGTATATGAACGACGATGACCAAATATTGCGGGTTACCAACTTTGTGGCTGACGAAAATGGTTACCAACCGGAGGAAAGTGAAGGCCCAGGAGGTATTCCTGGACGACTTGGTGCCGGAGCTGTGGGCTAA
- the LOC128670853 gene encoding uncharacterized protein LOC128670853, whose protein sequence is MWWWFYNNLFRTQDKLFVYLILTILAVQVKSAIYTYEDVELRRIFPNEFPQDTIRKSGSLDAEQLGRYAELERYFKYPKADVNSHFEELNCYQKGKRKFCKVDPDRYTRDENQYFLSSKEESHVDRRRVFCFMLICFTEDELDRVSASF, encoded by the exons ATGTGGTGGTggttttataataacttatttagaACCCAGGACAAGCTTTTTGTTTACTTA atACTTACAATACTTGCAGTCCAAGTAAAAAGCGCGATTTATACAta tgAAGATGTGGAGTTGAGGCGAATTTTCCCAAACGAATTCCCTCAGGATACAATCCGTAAGAGCGGATCATTAGATGCcgaa caaTTAGGACGATATGCAGAACTCGAAAGGTATTTCAAATATCCCAAAGCTGACGTAAATAGCCACTTTGAGGAATTAAATTGCTATCAAAAAGGCAAACGTAAG TTTTGTAAAGTAGATCCTGACCGTTACACACGGGACGAAAACCAATACTTTTTGTCATCTAAAGAAGAGAGCCACGTCGACCGCCGCCGGGTTTTCTGCTTCATGTTAATTTGCTTCACCGAAGACGAGCTGGACAGAGTTAGTGCTTCgttttaa
- the LOC135309733 gene encoding endocuticle structural glycoprotein SgAbd-5-like has translation MKLLLLAGLIALAAAAPQAQSPQDVQILRYDINNSGLDSHDFAFELSDGTKHEERGELRNAGSENEIYAVQGQYSWVGPDGVTYTVTYIADENGFQPTIQQTPGGAVPEAVITALQG, from the exons atgaaattg TTGTTGTTAGCTGGTCTGATCGCTCTTGCGGCTGCTGCCCCTCAAGCCCAGAGCCCGCAGGATGTTCAGATCTTACGTTACGATATCAACAATAGTGGATTGGACTCTCATGATTTTGC ATTTGAGCTCTCAGACGGCACGAAGCACGAGGAACGTGGTGAGCTGAGGAATGCTGGAAGTGAGAATGAGATATATGCTGTCCAGGGCCAGTACTCCTGGGTAGGACCTGACGGCGTCACCTACACGGTCACCTACATCGCAGACGAAAATGGCTTCCAGCCCACCATCCAGCAGACACCAGGTGGCGCCGTGCCAGAAGCTGTCATAACCGCTCTACAAGGCTAA